A single Rhopalosiphum padi isolate XX-2018 chromosome 4, ASM2088224v1, whole genome shotgun sequence DNA region contains:
- the LOC132928750 gene encoding uncharacterized protein LOC132928750: protein MIVSKHHLRLLVGVLVIYCCIESNVGSIRGVLHEIQSTTEASTSSDIPSDTTRVDTTMSDTTISPTDETVTPKSHRHRTIIWTRKTSGTTEEPSSTITEEGKTDRLYY, encoded by the exons atgattgtttCAAAACATCATCTTCgactttta GTCGGAGTATTAGTCATTTATTGCTGTATTGAATCCAATGTTGGATCAATTCGTGGCGTGTTGCATGAGATCCAATCg ACTACTGAGGCTTCAACGTCATCTGATATTCCGTCTGATACCACCCGGGTCGATACAACAATGTCCGATACAACTATCTCGCCAACTGATGAAACAGTTACACCGAAAAGCCATCGTCATAGAACAATTATTTGGACTAGAAAAACGTCTGGAACGACAGAAGAACCATCGTCGACGATAACGGAAGAGGGAAAAACAgatagactatattattaa